One Urocitellus parryii isolate mUroPar1 chromosome 9, mUroPar1.hap1, whole genome shotgun sequence DNA segment encodes these proteins:
- the Hnrnpu gene encoding heterogeneous nuclear ribonucleoprotein U isoform X2, translating into MSSSPVNVKKLKVSELKEELKKRRLSDKGLKAELMDRLQAALDDEEAGGRPAMEPGNGSLDLGGDSAGRSGAGLEQEAAAGGDEEEEEEEEGIAALDGDQMELGEENGAAGAADSGPMEEEEAASEDENGDDQGFQEGEDELGDEEEGAGDENGHGEQQPQPPATAQQQPPQQRGAAKEAAGKSSGPTSLFAVTVAPPGARQGQQQAGGDGKTEQKGGDKKRGVKRPREDHGRGYFEYIEENKYSRAKSPQPPVEEEDEHFDDTVVCLDTYNCDLHFKISRDRLSASSLTMESFAFLWAGGRASYGVSKGKVCFEMKVTEKIPVRHLYTKDIDIHEVRIGWSLTTSGMLLGEEEFSYGYSLKGIKTCNCETEDYGEKFDENDVITCFANFENDEVELSYAKNGQDLGVAFKISKEVLAGRPLFPHVLCHNCAVEFNFGQKEKPYFPIPEDYTFIQNVPLEDRVRGPKGPEEKKDCEVVMMIGLPGAGKTTWVTKHAAENPGKYNILGTNTIMDKMMVAGFKKQMADTGKLNTLLQRAPQCLGKFIEIAARKKRNFILDQTNVSAAAQRRKMCLFAGFQRKAVVVCPKDEDYKQRTQKKAEVEGKDLPEHAVLKMKGNFTLPEVAECFDEITYVELQKEEAQKLLEQYKEESKKALPPEKKQNTGSKKSNKNKSGKNQFNRGGGHRGRGGFNMRGGNFRGGAPGNRGGYNRRGNMPQRGGGGGGSGGIGYPYPRGPVFPGRGGYSNRGNYNRGGMPNRGNYNQNFRGRGNNRGYKNQSQGYNQWQQGQFWGQKPWSQHYHQGYY; encoded by the exons ATGAGTTCCTCGCCTGTTAATGTTAAAAAGCTGAAGGTGTCGGAGCTGAAAGAGGAGCTCAAGAAGCGGCGCCTTTCCGACAAGGGCCTCAAGGCCGAGCTCATGGATCGACTCCAGGCCGCGCTGGACGACGAGGAGGCCGGCGGCCGCCCCGCCATGGAGCCCGGGAACGGCAGCCTAGACCTGGGCGGGGATTCCGCCGGGCGCTCGGGAGCAGGCCTCGAGCAGGAGGCCGCGGCCGGCGGCgacgaggaggaggaagaggaggaagaagggattgCCGCGCTGGACGGCGACCAGATGGAGCTAGGGGAGGAGAACGGGGCCGCGGGGGCGGCCGACTCGGGCCcgatggaagaggaggaggccgCCTCGGAAGACGAGAACGGCGACGATCAAGGTTTCCAGGAAGGCGAGGACGAGCTCGGAGACGAGGAGGAGGGCGCGGGCGACGAGAACGGGCACGGGGAGCAGCAGCCTCAACCGCCGGCGACGGCGCAGCAACAGCCCCCACAGCAGCGCGGGGCCGCCAAGGAGGCCGCGGGGAAGAGCAGCGGCCCCACCTCGCTGTTCGCGGTGACGGTGGCGCCGCCCGGGGCGAGGCAGGGCCAGCAGCAGGCGGGAG GAGACggcaaaacagaacagaaaggcGGAGATAAAAAGAGAGGTGTTAAAAGACCTCGAGAAGATCATGGCCGAGGATATTTTGAGTACATTGAAGAAAACAAGTACAGCAG AGCCAAGTCTCCTCAGCCACCTGTTGAAGAAGAAGATGAGCACTTCGATGACACAGTGGTTTGTCTTGATACTT ATAATTGtgatctacattttaaaatatcaagagatCGCCTCAGTGCTTCTTCTCTTACTATGGagagttttgcttttctttgggcTGGAGGAAGGGCATCTTATGGTGTGTCAAAAGGCAAAGTCTGCTTTGAGATGAAG GTTACAGAGAAGATTCCTGTAAGGCATTTATATACAAAAGATATTGACATTCATGAAGTTCGAATTGGCTGGTCACTGACTACAAGTGGAATGTTGCTTG GTGAAGAAGAATTTTCGTATGGGTATTCTCTAAAAGGAATTAAAACATGCAACTGTGAGACAGAAGATTATGGAGAGAAGTTTGATGAAAATGATGTTATTACATGTTTTGCT AACTTTGAAAACGATGAAGTAGAGCTCTCCTATGCCAAGAACGGACAAGATCTTGGCGTTGCCTTCAAAATTAGTAAGGAAGTTCTTGCTGGACGACCACTCTTTCCGCATGTTCTCTGCCATAACTGTGCAGTTGAATTTAATTTTGGTCAGAAGGAAAAGCCATATTTTCCAATACCCGAAGACTATACTTTTATCCAGAATGTCCCCCTAGAGGATCGAGTTAGAGGACCAAAGGGGCCTGAAGAGAAGAAAGATTGTGAA GTTGTTATGATGATTGGCTTGCCAGGAGCTGGAAAAACTACCTGGGTTACTAAACATGCAGCTGAAAATCCTGGTAAATACAACATTCTTGGAACAAATACCATTATGGATAAAATGATG gtggcaggttttaaaaaacaaatggcagATACTGGAAAACTGAACACACTGTTGCAGAGAGCCCCACAGTGTCTTGGAAAGTTTATTGAGATTGCTGCCCGCAAGAAACGAAATTTCATTCTGGATCAG aCAAATGTATCTGCTGCTGCCCAGAGGAGAAAAATGTGCCTGTTTGCAGGTTTCCAACGAAAAGCTGTTGTAGTTTGTCCAAAAGATGAAGACTACAAGCAGAGAACACAGAAGAAAGCAGAAGTAGAGGGAAAAGATCTACCAGAACATGCAGTCCTTAAAATGAAAG GTAACTTTACTCTGCCAGAGGTGGCCGAGTGCTTTGATGAAATAACCTATGTTGAACTTCAGAAGGAAGAAGCTCAAAAACTTCTGGAACAGTataaggaagaaagcaaaaaggCACTTCcaccagaaaagaaacaaaacactggCTCAAAGAAGAGCAATAAAAACAAGAGTGGCAAGAACCAGTTTAACAGAGGTGGTGGCCATAGAGGACGTGGAGGATTCAATATGCGTGGTGGAAACTTCAGAGGGGGAG CTCCTGGGAATCGTGGTGGATATAATAGGCGGGGCAATATGCCACAGAGAGGTGGTGGTGGCGGTGGAAGTGGTGGAATTGGCTATCCATACCCTCGTGGCCCTGTTTTTCCTGGCCGAGGTGGCTACTCAAACAGAGGGAACTACAACAGAGGTGGAATGCCCAACAGAGGGAACTATAACCAG aaCTTCAGAGGACGAGGAAACAATCGTGGCTATAAAAATCAATCTCAGGGCTACAACCAGTGGCAGCAGGGT CAATTCTGGGGTCAGAAGCCATGGAGTCAGCATTATCACCAAGGATATTATTGA
- the Hnrnpu gene encoding heterogeneous nuclear ribonucleoprotein U isoform X1, with amino-acid sequence MSSSPVNVKKLKVSELKEELKKRRLSDKGLKAELMDRLQAALDDEEAGGRPAMEPGNGSLDLGGDSAGRSGAGLEQEAAAGGDEEEEEEEEGIAALDGDQMELGEENGAAGAADSGPMEEEEAASEDENGDDQGFQEGEDELGDEEEGAGDENGHGEQQPQPPATAQQQPPQQRGAAKEAAGKSSGPTSLFAVTVAPPGARQGQQQAGGKKKAEGGGGGGRPGAPAAGDGKTEQKGGDKKRGVKRPREDHGRGYFEYIEENKYSRAKSPQPPVEEEDEHFDDTVVCLDTYNCDLHFKISRDRLSASSLTMESFAFLWAGGRASYGVSKGKVCFEMKVTEKIPVRHLYTKDIDIHEVRIGWSLTTSGMLLGEEEFSYGYSLKGIKTCNCETEDYGEKFDENDVITCFANFENDEVELSYAKNGQDLGVAFKISKEVLAGRPLFPHVLCHNCAVEFNFGQKEKPYFPIPEDYTFIQNVPLEDRVRGPKGPEEKKDCEVVMMIGLPGAGKTTWVTKHAAENPGKYNILGTNTIMDKMMVAGFKKQMADTGKLNTLLQRAPQCLGKFIEIAARKKRNFILDQTNVSAAAQRRKMCLFAGFQRKAVVVCPKDEDYKQRTQKKAEVEGKDLPEHAVLKMKGNFTLPEVAECFDEITYVELQKEEAQKLLEQYKEESKKALPPEKKQNTGSKKSNKNKSGKNQFNRGGGHRGRGGFNMRGGNFRGGAPGNRGGYNRRGNMPQRGGGGGGSGGIGYPYPRGPVFPGRGGYSNRGNYNRGGMPNRGNYNQNFRGRGNNRGYKNQSQGYNQWQQGQFWGQKPWSQHYHQGYY; translated from the exons ATGAGTTCCTCGCCTGTTAATGTTAAAAAGCTGAAGGTGTCGGAGCTGAAAGAGGAGCTCAAGAAGCGGCGCCTTTCCGACAAGGGCCTCAAGGCCGAGCTCATGGATCGACTCCAGGCCGCGCTGGACGACGAGGAGGCCGGCGGCCGCCCCGCCATGGAGCCCGGGAACGGCAGCCTAGACCTGGGCGGGGATTCCGCCGGGCGCTCGGGAGCAGGCCTCGAGCAGGAGGCCGCGGCCGGCGGCgacgaggaggaggaagaggaggaagaagggattgCCGCGCTGGACGGCGACCAGATGGAGCTAGGGGAGGAGAACGGGGCCGCGGGGGCGGCCGACTCGGGCCcgatggaagaggaggaggccgCCTCGGAAGACGAGAACGGCGACGATCAAGGTTTCCAGGAAGGCGAGGACGAGCTCGGAGACGAGGAGGAGGGCGCGGGCGACGAGAACGGGCACGGGGAGCAGCAGCCTCAACCGCCGGCGACGGCGCAGCAACAGCCCCCACAGCAGCGCGGGGCCGCCAAGGAGGCCGCGGGGAAGAGCAGCGGCCCCACCTCGCTGTTCGCGGTGACGGTGGCGCCGCCCGGGGCGAGGCAGGGCCAGCAGCAGGCGGGAGGTAAGAAGAAGGCGGAAGGCGGCGGAGGCGGCGGTCGCCCCGGGGCTCCGGCGGCGG GAGACggcaaaacagaacagaaaggcGGAGATAAAAAGAGAGGTGTTAAAAGACCTCGAGAAGATCATGGCCGAGGATATTTTGAGTACATTGAAGAAAACAAGTACAGCAG AGCCAAGTCTCCTCAGCCACCTGTTGAAGAAGAAGATGAGCACTTCGATGACACAGTGGTTTGTCTTGATACTT ATAATTGtgatctacattttaaaatatcaagagatCGCCTCAGTGCTTCTTCTCTTACTATGGagagttttgcttttctttgggcTGGAGGAAGGGCATCTTATGGTGTGTCAAAAGGCAAAGTCTGCTTTGAGATGAAG GTTACAGAGAAGATTCCTGTAAGGCATTTATATACAAAAGATATTGACATTCATGAAGTTCGAATTGGCTGGTCACTGACTACAAGTGGAATGTTGCTTG GTGAAGAAGAATTTTCGTATGGGTATTCTCTAAAAGGAATTAAAACATGCAACTGTGAGACAGAAGATTATGGAGAGAAGTTTGATGAAAATGATGTTATTACATGTTTTGCT AACTTTGAAAACGATGAAGTAGAGCTCTCCTATGCCAAGAACGGACAAGATCTTGGCGTTGCCTTCAAAATTAGTAAGGAAGTTCTTGCTGGACGACCACTCTTTCCGCATGTTCTCTGCCATAACTGTGCAGTTGAATTTAATTTTGGTCAGAAGGAAAAGCCATATTTTCCAATACCCGAAGACTATACTTTTATCCAGAATGTCCCCCTAGAGGATCGAGTTAGAGGACCAAAGGGGCCTGAAGAGAAGAAAGATTGTGAA GTTGTTATGATGATTGGCTTGCCAGGAGCTGGAAAAACTACCTGGGTTACTAAACATGCAGCTGAAAATCCTGGTAAATACAACATTCTTGGAACAAATACCATTATGGATAAAATGATG gtggcaggttttaaaaaacaaatggcagATACTGGAAAACTGAACACACTGTTGCAGAGAGCCCCACAGTGTCTTGGAAAGTTTATTGAGATTGCTGCCCGCAAGAAACGAAATTTCATTCTGGATCAG aCAAATGTATCTGCTGCTGCCCAGAGGAGAAAAATGTGCCTGTTTGCAGGTTTCCAACGAAAAGCTGTTGTAGTTTGTCCAAAAGATGAAGACTACAAGCAGAGAACACAGAAGAAAGCAGAAGTAGAGGGAAAAGATCTACCAGAACATGCAGTCCTTAAAATGAAAG GTAACTTTACTCTGCCAGAGGTGGCCGAGTGCTTTGATGAAATAACCTATGTTGAACTTCAGAAGGAAGAAGCTCAAAAACTTCTGGAACAGTataaggaagaaagcaaaaaggCACTTCcaccagaaaagaaacaaaacactggCTCAAAGAAGAGCAATAAAAACAAGAGTGGCAAGAACCAGTTTAACAGAGGTGGTGGCCATAGAGGACGTGGAGGATTCAATATGCGTGGTGGAAACTTCAGAGGGGGAG CTCCTGGGAATCGTGGTGGATATAATAGGCGGGGCAATATGCCACAGAGAGGTGGTGGTGGCGGTGGAAGTGGTGGAATTGGCTATCCATACCCTCGTGGCCCTGTTTTTCCTGGCCGAGGTGGCTACTCAAACAGAGGGAACTACAACAGAGGTGGAATGCCCAACAGAGGGAACTATAACCAG aaCTTCAGAGGACGAGGAAACAATCGTGGCTATAAAAATCAATCTCAGGGCTACAACCAGTGGCAGCAGGGT CAATTCTGGGGTCAGAAGCCATGGAGTCAGCATTATCACCAAGGATATTATTGA